The following are encoded together in the Pedobacter steynii genome:
- a CDS encoding neuraminidase-like domain-containing protein, which produces MSTKTIIISGHIVNGTQDNEQEGYTVSGQVLENGMLANGLVVTAYDQDLPGKRIPRCLLGKYAVTDREGRFFIAYTAAEFKNAENRSADLVLTVSGRKEELLYTTPVYFNATQNFEIEISFNSSLLLYDYYLNQILPLLDGEVPLEQLTTADIAFSAGETGLDEEKITSLKSAFINQDKTGLPAWAFFGLATIPLAPELWPQQELRDFARRLKMLQPASESRDSDLGELAKKLMEYARENTVFEQVSAHKAVVNELLKPIFQSDERMESFLDLYIRHDGEIEDFWKQMEQQEHFGNELPAIQLSLQLSQVTMGNHQLVLALQANGLRDTLQLADLSEEDWVSLVSKYPEGIPKHIVADTDRERAMIYAGELQTIVEMTFPTAVIKNTVATAPLRQFLEVNPDFDFTRTPAEIYLQDQGEAAWRGIENKTEVIKELRLTQRLYAVTASAKDTLALMKMGVDSALQISKMSFDDFLNLSKGNFNEADATLYFHKATAITEAAAMTYLQLDSITNRLRPDILGHQLLPELPVIPNWENLFGQVETCECKHCKSVYSPAAYFVDLLHILLGQQNGKARKELFRRRPDLKYTKLSCEHTDTLISYTDLVNEILETYVAQDNIGNTNAEQHAALASNDTSGLTANELSANPQHPNPVADQNATIAYQLLSESVFPLTLPFDLSLETAREFLKEQNSSLYELIDTFAPAGSFAALSEGLGLSELEFNILIDQKIIAGPAPSVQNWDIGLDLYGYFPGQLSGNLGEKLSKVREFISRTTIAYTDLVALVETQFLNPDQQIVLALAVPSDVAEKDKATWQAAHACDLEFTRLIHQDLSVLTDEELGRFNRFLRLWKKMGCTIPELDVMLMSCGDDFTADMISQLSILWQLMAELNLPAAQAAVLIADIPAFGNNSYYDHLFLNRAILQIDDKFELNPDRKELKYASETIKDHQPAICAAFRISEQELNEVLQLAGIDMTAAGTLTLSNLSATYRIVLTAKKTKLKIHELFLMMPFAPYPAWSSLQEFKKNRSWFNQVKSNGLNAAEIAYLFDNQIETGSTFPPKKDVISKAAQDIREGLTKISQAAQIASGTITADFLKTQLGLFCDEKTTSQIIGILEGSNVKADPDHPLPPLLPADLSFLEQPPLAKEYQLLLPGYLTLADLTGISNAQTAVARIELFWLKVSEKLIPHLKNNFIIQYLTAHFKTEAALIAFVMKELSGTALLLEEDTPANFTAFETDYIKIFKLLWLVNKLKLSAEELDWFQSHPDHFNGFNWSDLSKTQFSSWMSILDYLSLRNAFPEPGQNLMAIFKAAVSNGDIRKAIVELSGWNNETVAYFVDQHAATEFVNEQMLLILKKQQALSLSIGISVEKLQQLGTEKVGFNQSQDIKRTLKANYDEASWIEVSTKIHNRLRNKQRDALVAYLLQKPEIRTIGLKQPNDLYGYFMIDVEMNACTKTSRLKQAISSVQLFVQRCLLNLEKNVSPPLIDAGQWEWMKLYRVWEANRKVFLYPENWIEPELRDNKSPFFTALESELLQSEVTAESVETALMNYLHKLDEVGRLDIYGMFQDPTANEIHVFGRTFSGPTQYYYRKLNLATHEWTPWDKVEVDIQNNEEGESSGVHLIPVVWNRRLYLFWPIFTKKTDEAQRNRKDEGEYEWSYWEVRMAWSEYKQKRWSTKKISNTFITTKSDRHGASKPLFYKFSAIPGASLIIRMHHNPLSSFYIGEFKFNCDHKVSVTEADLAPEMIQALGPTQVNYYQSLLSAVNSGRAIKHNTDKSVPLILTDYGKKNKTILKGSIGEYKIIYSSAHQFRANSLSAFFYQDKERAYYVEPRWEWPFRLVEGVRNRDKTVIPFVPPDLYTETNKFPKKPDPIAERPNVLERISDEELTVLFERENISANMAMQLRGQEQQKTTLMSASLEYNYTGALVLDRYLGSQSGSRVSKLDFKPFFHGYVCDFISALAEKGVHGLLQLTNQTKNDYVLFPGANFSNSFQSKYKPDSSHVHSPFPLKDVDFSLTGAYSIYNWELFFHIPMLLANRLSKNQKFEEARYWYHFIFNPTTNDVNTSSRRYWQVLPLRNTPAETLEVLMQQLHKPAGDPKRLELEQVIRSWRANPFNPHLIARMRLVAYQKNVLMRYLDNLIVWADNLFRQDTIETINEATQLYILAAELLGKRPEKVPSRGDIEAKNYKELEDAGLNTFSNALIMLETTFPFFNLQSVTAGQAGASAILSTTVPANYFGLPGNEKLLGYWDLVADRLFKIRHCQNIEGMERQLALFEPPIDPALLVQAMSKGISINSVLADLNAPLPYYRFGYIVQKALELCADLKSMGNTLLSVLEKKDGEALSMLRSQQETILLNLSKTLKTLQIKEAQRNREGLEKTKEVTQYRETYYSQLIENGLNSSEKEHQLMSTISMLMSISGQAMEMASAASEPIPDFYLGALVGISGGPINLNHMGGGTKTGATFSAISRFFNSVSTMTTFAANMAQSNAGYQRRREEWSLQKQLAAKELGQIDKQILASQIREQMAAQELSNHEQQIEHSRQVEDFMRNKYTREELYGWMTGEIATVYFQCYQLAYDLAKKAEKNYRHELGLSESNFIQFGIWDSFRKGLMSGERLYLSLKQMEKAYMDQNRREYELNKNISLMQHFPMALLQLKTTGSCIIELPEALFDADYPGQYLRRIRNISVSIPCIVGPYTSVNCTLSLLSSKTRVKNVLKGGKYEEDPEADDRFEAQFGAIQSIATSHAQNDSGMFELNFRDERYLPFEYSGAISRWKIDLPPTTNAFNFDTISDVILHLKYTSRAGGAQLKTEALKISSGRNSVMLTLKNHFSNEWYQYNLQNKDKAAADLPALNLMISKEKLPFFARNAEIVSPDSHAYTFTNTEKDSLPKAVEIQVEGTNISFKPDENMNDIADIVLILELQQ; this is translated from the coding sequence AGCAGAATTTAAAAATGCAGAAAACAGATCGGCAGATCTGGTACTTACGGTATCAGGAAGAAAAGAAGAACTTCTGTATACTACCCCGGTTTATTTCAATGCTACGCAGAATTTCGAAATAGAAATCTCCTTCAACAGTAGCCTGCTGTTATACGATTATTATTTAAATCAGATTCTGCCATTGTTAGATGGTGAAGTTCCGCTGGAGCAGCTAACAACGGCAGACATTGCATTCAGTGCCGGCGAAACTGGCCTTGATGAGGAAAAAATTACATCGCTTAAATCGGCTTTCATCAACCAGGATAAAACTGGTTTACCGGCATGGGCATTTTTTGGACTCGCAACCATTCCACTGGCGCCGGAACTCTGGCCGCAACAGGAGCTCCGCGACTTTGCCAGGCGCCTTAAAATGCTACAGCCCGCCAGCGAAAGCCGGGACTCAGATCTGGGCGAACTCGCAAAAAAACTCATGGAATATGCAAGGGAAAACACGGTATTTGAACAAGTTTCAGCGCATAAAGCGGTCGTCAATGAACTGCTAAAACCCATATTTCAGTCTGATGAGAGAATGGAGTCCTTTTTGGATCTGTATATCAGGCATGACGGTGAAATCGAAGATTTCTGGAAACAAATGGAGCAACAGGAGCATTTCGGAAATGAACTGCCTGCGATCCAGCTCAGCCTTCAGTTATCGCAGGTTACAATGGGAAATCATCAACTGGTATTGGCATTACAGGCAAATGGGCTTAGGGATACGCTTCAGCTGGCAGATCTCTCTGAAGAAGATTGGGTCTCCCTGGTTTCGAAATACCCTGAAGGCATCCCCAAACATATCGTCGCCGACACAGATCGGGAACGGGCAATGATCTATGCGGGAGAATTACAGACGATCGTAGAAATGACTTTTCCTACTGCAGTGATCAAAAATACGGTTGCAACTGCCCCGCTGAGACAGTTTCTGGAAGTAAATCCTGATTTTGATTTTACCCGAACCCCGGCCGAAATTTATCTGCAGGATCAAGGAGAGGCGGCCTGGAGGGGTATAGAAAACAAAACGGAAGTGATCAAAGAACTGAGGTTAACCCAACGGTTGTATGCAGTAACGGCTTCAGCGAAAGATACCCTTGCGCTCATGAAAATGGGGGTAGACAGCGCGCTGCAAATCTCAAAAATGTCTTTTGACGACTTCCTCAACCTGAGCAAAGGCAACTTTAACGAAGCAGATGCAACGCTTTATTTCCATAAGGCAACGGCAATTACTGAGGCAGCCGCCATGACCTACCTGCAGCTGGACAGCATCACCAACCGCCTGAGGCCGGATATCCTGGGTCATCAGCTGCTTCCGGAGCTTCCGGTCATTCCCAACTGGGAAAATCTCTTCGGACAGGTGGAGACCTGTGAATGTAAGCATTGCAAATCAGTATACAGTCCGGCAGCCTATTTTGTAGACCTCCTTCATATTTTGTTGGGGCAACAAAATGGCAAAGCAAGGAAAGAACTTTTCCGCCGCCGGCCAGATTTAAAATACACCAAACTTAGCTGTGAACACACAGATACCCTCATTTCGTATACAGATCTTGTTAATGAAATACTGGAAACCTATGTTGCACAGGACAATATCGGAAACACAAATGCAGAACAACATGCTGCATTGGCCAGCAATGACACTTCCGGGTTAACCGCCAATGAACTATCTGCTAATCCACAACATCCCAATCCCGTGGCCGATCAGAATGCGACTATCGCCTATCAGTTGCTGTCCGAATCTGTTTTTCCACTTACCCTACCCTTTGATCTGTCGCTGGAAACCGCCCGAGAATTTTTAAAGGAGCAGAACAGCAGTTTGTATGAACTGATCGATACCTTTGCTCCTGCTGGCTCTTTCGCAGCATTATCGGAAGGCCTTGGACTTTCTGAACTGGAATTCAATATCCTGATCGATCAGAAAATAATTGCAGGCCCGGCTCCTTCAGTGCAAAACTGGGACATTGGCCTCGACCTGTATGGGTATTTTCCGGGCCAATTGTCCGGAAACCTGGGGGAAAAACTGAGTAAAGTAAGGGAATTCATATCGCGCACTACCATAGCCTATACGGATTTAGTAGCCCTGGTAGAAACACAATTTCTAAACCCTGATCAGCAGATCGTATTGGCGCTCGCCGTCCCTTCAGACGTTGCGGAGAAAGATAAGGCAACCTGGCAAGCGGCGCATGCTTGTGATTTGGAGTTTACCAGGCTAATTCATCAGGATCTGTCTGTGTTAACAGATGAAGAGTTGGGACGTTTTAACCGTTTTCTTCGTTTATGGAAAAAAATGGGATGTACCATTCCTGAATTGGATGTAATGCTGATGAGCTGTGGGGATGATTTTACAGCTGATATGATTTCCCAGCTTTCCATTTTATGGCAGCTGATGGCAGAACTAAATCTTCCGGCAGCACAGGCCGCTGTTCTTATCGCCGATATCCCGGCATTCGGCAACAACTCCTACTATGATCACCTATTTCTCAATAGAGCAATTTTACAGATCGACGATAAATTTGAATTGAATCCTGACCGGAAAGAGTTGAAGTACGCGTCGGAGACCATAAAAGACCATCAACCCGCAATTTGCGCGGCTTTTCGCATTTCAGAACAGGAGTTAAATGAAGTGCTGCAACTGGCAGGAATCGACATGACTGCTGCGGGTACTTTAACCTTGTCCAACTTATCAGCAACCTATCGGATTGTACTCACAGCCAAAAAAACGAAATTAAAGATCCACGAGCTCTTTCTGATGATGCCCTTCGCTCCCTACCCAGCATGGAGCAGTTTACAGGAATTCAAAAAAAACCGGTCCTGGTTTAACCAGGTCAAAAGCAATGGACTAAATGCAGCTGAGATAGCATATCTTTTTGATAATCAAATAGAAACAGGAAGCACATTCCCGCCAAAAAAAGACGTAATCAGTAAAGCCGCCCAGGACATCAGGGAAGGCCTCACAAAGATCAGTCAGGCTGCACAGATTGCGAGTGGTACCATTACTGCCGATTTTTTAAAGACACAACTGGGGCTCTTTTGCGATGAAAAGACAACTAGTCAGATCATAGGGATTCTGGAAGGTTCAAATGTGAAAGCGGATCCGGACCACCCCTTACCTCCCCTGCTCCCTGCAGATCTCAGCTTCCTGGAGCAACCTCCCCTGGCAAAGGAATATCAGCTACTGTTACCCGGTTATCTGACGCTGGCAGATTTGACAGGAATCAGCAATGCACAAACTGCGGTTGCACGTATTGAACTGTTTTGGCTAAAAGTCTCGGAAAAACTGATACCGCATTTAAAAAACAATTTCATTATTCAATACCTTACAGCCCATTTTAAAACAGAGGCTGCCCTGATTGCTTTTGTCATGAAAGAGCTGAGCGGTACGGCGCTGTTACTTGAAGAAGATACACCAGCAAATTTCACAGCCTTTGAAACGGATTATATAAAGATCTTCAAATTGCTTTGGCTCGTTAATAAACTTAAATTATCTGCCGAAGAACTAGACTGGTTTCAATCACATCCTGATCACTTTAATGGCTTCAACTGGTCAGATTTATCGAAAACTCAATTTTCTTCCTGGATGAGTATATTAGACTACCTGTCTTTGCGTAATGCCTTTCCTGAGCCCGGCCAAAACCTAATGGCTATATTTAAAGCTGCAGTATCAAACGGCGACATCAGAAAAGCAATTGTTGAGCTAAGCGGTTGGAACAATGAAACGGTAGCTTATTTTGTGGATCAACATGCTGCCACTGAATTCGTAAACGAACAGATGCTATTAATACTGAAAAAACAGCAGGCACTGAGCTTGTCTATCGGGATTTCAGTGGAAAAACTCCAACAATTAGGAACTGAAAAAGTAGGCTTCAACCAGTCGCAGGATATCAAAAGAACCCTGAAAGCCAACTATGATGAAGCCTCCTGGATTGAGGTTTCTACCAAGATTCACAATCGGCTCCGCAATAAACAACGTGATGCCTTGGTGGCATATTTACTTCAAAAACCAGAGATCCGGACAATAGGCCTTAAACAACCGAATGACCTTTACGGGTATTTCATGATCGATGTGGAAATGAATGCCTGCACAAAAACTTCCCGGCTCAAGCAGGCGATCTCCTCGGTGCAATTATTTGTACAACGCTGTTTACTCAATCTGGAAAAAAATGTCTCTCCCCCCCTGATTGATGCCGGACAATGGGAATGGATGAAGCTTTATCGCGTCTGGGAAGCCAACCGGAAAGTATTCTTGTATCCTGAAAATTGGATCGAACCAGAGTTACGCGACAATAAAAGCCCGTTTTTCACTGCACTCGAAAGCGAATTGCTACAATCCGAGGTCACAGCAGAAAGCGTAGAAACAGCTTTAATGAATTACCTGCATAAATTAGACGAGGTGGGACGTTTAGATATTTATGGGATGTTTCAGGATCCCACAGCCAACGAAATTCATGTTTTTGGCCGCACCTTTAGCGGTCCGACGCAGTACTATTACAGGAAACTAAATCTTGCAACTCACGAGTGGACACCATGGGACAAAGTAGAAGTTGATATCCAGAACAACGAAGAAGGAGAATCTTCTGGTGTACACCTGATCCCTGTAGTCTGGAACCGGCGTCTGTATCTCTTCTGGCCAATATTTACTAAAAAAACAGATGAGGCGCAAAGAAACAGAAAAGATGAAGGAGAGTATGAATGGAGTTACTGGGAAGTAAGGATGGCCTGGAGCGAATACAAACAAAAACGCTGGTCTACTAAAAAAATATCCAATACGTTCATAACGACAAAAAGCGACCGGCATGGTGCCTCTAAGCCTTTATTTTATAAATTCTCTGCTATTCCCGGTGCAAGCCTGATCATCCGTATGCACCACAATCCACTGTCTTCATTCTACATTGGCGAATTTAAATTCAATTGTGACCATAAAGTATCTGTAACTGAAGCAGACCTGGCTCCCGAAATGATTCAGGCATTAGGTCCTACTCAGGTAAATTACTACCAAAGTTTGTTATCGGCAGTCAACAGTGGACGAGCCATCAAACACAATACCGACAAATCCGTTCCGCTGATCCTCACAGACTATGGAAAAAAAAATAAAACCATCTTAAAAGGCAGCATTGGGGAATACAAAATCATTTACTCTTCTGCACACCAGTTTCGTGCGAACAGCCTTTCTGCCTTCTTCTATCAGGATAAGGAACGGGCTTATTATGTGGAGCCCCGTTGGGAATGGCCTTTCCGCTTAGTGGAAGGTGTAAGAAACCGGGACAAAACAGTTATTCCCTTCGTTCCACCAGATTTGTACACGGAAACGAACAAATTCCCTAAAAAGCCGGATCCGATAGCTGAACGACCAAATGTGCTGGAACGGATCTCCGATGAAGAACTTACCGTCTTGTTTGAGCGGGAAAATATCAGCGCAAATATGGCAATGCAACTGCGCGGACAGGAGCAGCAAAAAACGACTTTAATGTCGGCCAGTCTGGAGTACAATTATACCGGCGCTCTGGTTTTAGATCGTTATTTAGGCTCACAATCAGGTTCGCGGGTATCCAAACTTGATTTCAAACCATTTTTTCATGGTTATGTATGTGATTTCATCAGCGCCCTTGCTGAAAAAGGAGTTCATGGCCTGCTTCAGCTAACCAATCAGACGAAAAATGACTATGTACTTTTTCCAGGGGCTAATTTCTCGAATAGTTTTCAATCAAAATATAAACCGGATTCAAGCCATGTACATAGTCCATTTCCGCTGAAGGATGTAGATTTTAGCCTCACCGGCGCTTATAGCATTTATAACTGGGAACTGTTTTTTCATATTCCAATGTTACTGGCCAATCGTCTGAGTAAAAACCAGAAGTTCGAGGAAGCGCGGTATTGGTATCATTTTATATTTAACCCGACAACAAATGATGTTAATACTTCTTCCAGACGTTACTGGCAGGTTCTGCCGTTGCGCAATACTCCTGCAGAAACACTGGAAGTGCTGATGCAACAACTCCATAAACCCGCCGGCGATCCCAAACGTCTGGAACTGGAACAAGTCATCAGATCCTGGCGTGCAAATCCTTTTAACCCGCATCTGATCGCAAGAATGCGCCTCGTGGCTTATCAGAAAAATGTATTGATGAGATACCTGGATAACCTGATCGTGTGGGCAGATAATTTATTCCGTCAGGATACCATTGAAACAATAAACGAAGCCACACAGTTGTATATCCTGGCCGCAGAATTGCTGGGTAAACGGCCTGAAAAAGTGCCTTCCAGAGGAGATATTGAGGCGAAAAATTACAAAGAGCTGGAGGATGCGGGCTTAAATACTTTTTCTAATGCACTGATTATGCTCGAAACGACCTTCCCATTCTTTAACCTGCAAAGTGTAACAGCGGGGCAAGCCGGAGCCTCAGCCATATTATCGACGACCGTTCCCGCCAATTATTTTGGCTTACCAGGGAATGAAAAATTATTGGGGTATTGGGACCTTGTAGCAGATCGGCTTTTTAAGATCCGCCATTGCCAAAACATTGAAGGAATGGAACGACAGCTGGCACTTTTTGAACCACCAATAGATCCGGCACTTTTGGTTCAGGCAATGAGCAAAGGGATTTCTATCAATAGTGTTCTTGCAGACCTGAACGCACCACTTCCCTATTATCGTTTTGGTTACATCGTTCAAAAGGCATTAGAATTATGTGCCGATCTTAAATCAATGGGCAATACTTTGCTATCTGTACTCGAGAAAAAAGACGGAGAGGCCTTGTCCATGTTACGCAGTCAGCAGGAAACTATTCTTTTAAACCTTTCTAAAACCCTAAAAACATTACAAATCAAAGAAGCGCAGCGAAACCGGGAAGGCCTGGAAAAAACGAAAGAAGTAACCCAATACCGGGAAACTTATTATTCACAGCTGATAGAAAACGGGTTAAATTCCAGTGAGAAAGAGCACCAGCTCATGAGTACAATCAGCATGCTCATGTCGATCAGCGGGCAGGCAATGGAAATGGCGTCTGCGGCATCAGAACCTATCCCTGACTTTTATCTGGGTGCACTGGTCGGCATCTCTGGTGGTCCAATCAACCTCAACCATATGGGCGGAGGTACAAAAACCGGTGCCACATTCAGCGCAATTAGCCGCTTTTTTAATTCCGTATCTACAATGACTACTTTCGCCGCCAACATGGCGCAATCCAATGCGGGGTATCAACGAAGGAGAGAAGAATGGTCACTGCAGAAACAACTTGCAGCTAAAGAGCTTGGACAGATTGACAAACAAATCCTGGCCTCGCAAATCAGGGAGCAAATGGCTGCTCAGGAGCTCAGTAATCATGAACAACAAATCGAACACAGCAGACAGGTGGAAGATTTTATGAGAAACAAATATACCCGCGAGGAGTTGTATGGTTGGATGACAGGAGAAATTGCAACGGTATATTTTCAATGTTATCAGCTGGCTTACGATCTGGCTAAAAAAGCCGAAAAAAACTATCGTCATGAACTGGGCCTTTCTGAATCTAATTTTATTCAATTCGGGATATGGGATAGCTTCCGGAAAGGCCTGATGTCTGGAGAACGTCTGTATTTGTCGCTGAAACAAATGGAAAAAGCGTATATGGACCAAAACAGGCGGGAATATGAACTGAACAAAAACATCTCTCTGATGCAACATTTCCCTATGGCATTACTACAGTTGAAAACTACAGGTTCCTGTATAATTGAACTTCCTGAAGCTTTATTTGATGCAGATTACCCGGGACAGTATCTGCGCAGAATCAGAAATATCAGTGTATCCATCCCTTGTATAGTTGGTCCCTATACTTCGGTGAATTGTACATTAAGCTTACTCAGTAGCAAAACGAGGGTAAAGAATGTATTAAAAGGAGGTAAATATGAGGAAGATCCAGAAGCTGATGATCGTTTCGAGGCTCAATTTGGAGCCATACAATCCATTGCTACAAGCCATGCCCAAAACGACAGTGGTATGTTCGAGTTGAATTTCCGCGACGAACGTTACCTGCCTTTTGAATATTCAGGCGCAATAAGCCGCTGGAAAATTGACCTGCCTCCGACCACCAATGCCTTTAATTTCGACACCATATCTGATGTGATTCTGCACCTAAAATATACCTCCAGAGCAGGCGGTGCACAATTAAAAACGGAGGCACTTAAGATTTCTTCAGGCCGGAATTCGGTGATGCTGACATTGAAAAACCACTTCTCTAATGAATGGTATCAGTATAATTTGCAGAACAAGGACAAAGCTGCCGCAGATTTACCTGCGTTAAACCTGATGATCTCAAAAGAAAAATTGCCGTTTTTTGCACGCAATGCCGAGATTGTAAGTCCGGACAGCCATGCCTATACGTTTACAAATACAGAAAAAGACAGCCTGCCGAAAGCTGTTGAAATTCAGGTAGAGGGCACAAATATTTCCTTTAAACCAGATGAAAATATGAACGATATTGCAGACATCGTGTTGATACTGGAACTACAGCAATAA